The sequence below is a genomic window from Microcoleus sp. bin38.metabat.b11b12b14.051.
ACGCGAGCTCTTCTTCAGGCTATAAATATTTGCCTTTTCAGTACATCGGGGGTTAGCAGTCGTTTCCAACTGTTGTCTCCGTCCTGAAGGTAGATTCTCACGCGTTACTCACCCGTCCGCCACTAAAGTATTTCTACTTCCGTTCGACTTGCATGTGTTAAGCAGACCGCCAGCGTTCATCCTGAGCCAGGATCAAACTCTCCGTGTTGGATTGTTTTTTTTGGCTTAGAGTCAAGGTCTCAGAGTTTTGCATTTCTGCTTGCTCTTGCCCTTGACTTTTTTCTCGTTGTTTGTGATATTAAGTATCAGCGATGCTTTTACTCTCAATCCTTCATTTTTTTGACGAGGTTAATAGTGCTTTAAGCTTTCAAACTATTCTTTTTTCTAGGTTCAGTTTTTCTGTGCCTTAAGTCCGCGGTGTGAACCGCCTTCTCTCTGGCGCTTTATTAATATACTTATTTCGCAAGGGGTTGTCAAGCGTTTTGCGAAAATAATTTTGAGTTTTTTTGAAGGCTATACACCGTAGGGGTTTGAGCTGTTAATGGATGCTCCGGTCTCCGATCGCCCACTTTTCTTTAGGGGTTGGGGCTGCTTTTTGACCGGGAAAGGGGGTTTTTGGTAGCGGTCTGTCATGAAGGGTAGGTAGAATCCTTCAGAGGTGAAAGATGATGCGGGTTACTCAGAGGTAAGGCTTTCCTTAGGGTGTGAGGCTCGATCGCCCGCTGCGCCACCAGACAGTCTCGTGATTGCTGAATCCGAGTCATATATATAAGTAGTGTCTGCATTCGCTAGACTTGACGCTCAAGAAGGTTGCGTAGGTCATCGATCCGCCTGATAGATCGCCCGCGTGCAAGTCCTTGCTGCATCAATCGCCCGCGTACAAGTCCTCGCTCCCTAACAAGGAACAGTTCCGACAACCCCGCTCAGGTACTATAATTCGCCTCACGGTTCGGGCCTGTGTCCAAAAGAACTCAAAGCCCAGACGCAAGATCGATCGCCCGCAACTACACTCTCGTTAATTACAGCAACCCCCACACACCTTCAGTTACCCCAGCGATCTGCCTTTGAGGCTCATCGCGAATTAGTCTCCTCAACATCTACATCTAAAAAGTGCAAGTGAGTCTCGGACTCAGTATTGGCAGCAATCACCAAACCAGTATTTCCCCAGGGGGCGATCGCCCCTTGTGCGACGGGGCTGCTAAAATTGCCTACTTGAATCCCTTGACTGTTTAAAACGAGAATCTGCCCCGCAACATCAGCCACAACCCATCCCCAATTAGTCACACAAGCAGACACGGGCAAACTTTCAAGGGGAATTCGCGCTACCTTGAGCGGCCACAATTTCATCAACAGCACCGCCGCTTTGCCACCTTGGGGAATTCCCAGCAAAGTATAAGGCTCAGGTGTCAACAGCATCTGTCCGATGCTCGCCGACAACCGTACAGAACCCACTGGCGTGCCGCGGCGAGTGTAAACTCTAAAAATAGTTTGGGGATTTTTGGGTTCGTTGTCCGGCCAAACTGCTAAAACGTGTCGCCGATCCAAAAACATTAATTCTGGTAAATAATGTTCCGGTAACGGCACAGTCGCGATCGGCTTCAGGGCTTTTTCTCGATCGCCCGCAGCGCCTAGCGCAGCTAAAGCATAAAAACGCAGTTCCCCCGGAACAGCTACTGTCAACCAGCGGCCGTCAGAATCAACAGCAGCTTTAAAAGCATCGGGGCCTTGCCTTAAACCAATATCAAGCAAGCACTGAGGCTCCCAAGAGCTATAGTTGAGCCAGTATAGTTTTTGCTGAGTGAGAACGCAGCAGCCACCGGCAGCAGGTAGAATGCCGCGTACGGTCTCCGGCATTAAGATAGAAGTCGGCATTTCTGCTGTAACCGGCTGTTTTCCCGGCTGACACCAAACCTTCACCTCATTACGTACAGCAGCGTAGAGATAATTTTCAGTGGCAATTAAAGCCGTCAGCGGTGCAGGAAGTATCAGCGGCTTGGGCTGCGAAGCCGAATAGCGCACAGTCCGAAGTAAATTAATAGTCGGTTTTGATGCTCTTTCATCTTCAACTTCCTGCAAAGACTCAGTTTCCGGATTCGGAGTTTTAGCGCCGCTCGTTGCCAGGTTTTCCCAAGGAACAATGCAGTCCCCCAATTGCCTGACAGCAGGATCGTACATGATCAGCCGCAGAGCTTGAGCCATTTGGGAAGCACTGGCAAAACGGCGGGCTGGCAGCTTTTCCAAGGATTTTTTGACTATTGCTTGTAAAGGTTCGGGGATGGCGTCGGGAAGTTGCAAGCGTTGATTCAGATGTGCCCATCTCAAGTCCCCGGGGGTGCCGCCGAAAGGGCGGTAGCCCATTAGCAACTCAAACAGCAGAATTCCCACTGCATATATATCTGACATGGGGGAATAAAGACCGTAAAACCGCTCTGGGGCCATGTAAGCGGGGGAACCTACGGTAGCGTCGGGAGAAATTTCTTGGTGGAGGCGAGTTGTACCGATTTCTGGCAGCCTGCGCGCGATACCAAAGTCAGACAGCCTGGGGGACCAACCTTTGGAGCCTAGAGTTAGGAGGATATTTTCGGGTTTGATGTCGCAGTGAACTACACCTCGGCGGTGGGCGTAGTCTAAGCCTGCTAAAAGTTCCATGACTAGCTGCAAACCTTCGAGCAGCCGCAACGGGCGGTCTTGTTTGAGCAAGTTGCGGAGGGTTCCTCCCTCGCAGTAGTCCATCACCAAGTACCTGCCTGTAGCTGTGTGTTCTAGAGCTCGGCACGTTACTATGTTGGCGTGCTGCAAGGTGATCAGAAACCACAACTCTCGCAAGAATTCGCTCGTTGGGGCTTTTTGATGGCTGAGTTCTTTGAGAGCAACCAGTTGGCTGGTAAGACGGGAGTCCTTAGCTGGACTTTCTCGAACGCTGGCACAAAAGACTCGACCAAATTGCCCTTGTCCGACTAGCCCTAAAATGCGGTACTTAGAATGTTGCATCAGTCTAATTATAGGAAATGCTTGAGCTAGTATTAAAATATGTAAAGAATTCTGACAAAAATTCAATTTTTTGAA
It includes:
- a CDS encoding serine/threonine-protein kinase — translated: MQHSKYRILGLVGQGQFGRVFCASVRESPAKDSRLTSQLVALKELSHQKAPTSEFLRELWFLITLQHANIVTCRALEHTATGRYLVMDYCEGGTLRNLLKQDRPLRLLEGLQLVMELLAGLDYAHRRGVVHCDIKPENILLTLGSKGWSPRLSDFGIARRLPEIGTTRLHQEISPDATVGSPAYMAPERFYGLYSPMSDIYAVGILLFELLMGYRPFGGTPGDLRWAHLNQRLQLPDAIPEPLQAIVKKSLEKLPARRFASASQMAQALRLIMYDPAVRQLGDCIVPWENLATSGAKTPNPETESLQEVEDERASKPTINLLRTVRYSASQPKPLILPAPLTALIATENYLYAAVRNEVKVWCQPGKQPVTAEMPTSILMPETVRGILPAAGGCCVLTQQKLYWLNYSSWEPQCLLDIGLRQGPDAFKAAVDSDGRWLTVAVPGELRFYALAALGAAGDREKALKPIATVPLPEHYLPELMFLDRRHVLAVWPDNEPKNPQTIFRVYTRRGTPVGSVRLSASIGQMLLTPEPYTLLGIPQGGKAAVLLMKLWPLKVARIPLESLPVSACVTNWGWVVADVAGQILVLNSQGIQVGNFSSPVAQGAIAPWGNTGLVIAANTESETHLHFLDVDVEETNSR